The genomic segment ATTGAGTCAAAGTTCAAGATAAATTGGTTGGACCGAAAGTCGAATCAGGTTTATTAGGATTGAAGAGATTGTTAGATTGACCAAGAGTGTAAATCTTATCGAATCGACCAAGCCAAAAATCAAGATGAGTCGGTCCATAACAATTAAGGTGAGTCAATCCAAGTTGAAAGTATAAATGATTCAATTTGGGTCAAAGGTCATGTTCATTTGGCTGAGATAGAAGTTCGAGCCGATTTGAATCTAACCAAATGTCAATATGTGTTAATAGGCCTAAGAATATTATTAGTTTGTCTGGATTGTGATAAGTTGGCCTAAGAAGGTCCTAATAGGTCAGTCTAAATAAAAGGTTAAGACAAGTTAGTTCAGGTTGTAGGATATGACTACTAGACTTGGATCGAAAATCGAGATAAGTCAAcctaaattgaaaattaagtcGAGCCATTTTAATGCAAAGATTAGGAACTGAAAATCGAAATAAATTGACTTGAGATGAAAGATATGAttgaatatcaaaatatttaaaaaattaaattactttatgaaaacaataaataaaaaatccaagATATTTCCATCACTCCATACTATCAAactattaaacaatttattcaattattatgtatttcatttttttaatgattacaTTTCTTTATCCTAACACAacataatagttttattaatgtTAGATAGGGTATAGTTAAAGTCCACTCTCCCTACTTTTAATTTGAtgtattgttatttattatgttaattatttttaatttaattacataaaaaataaaaattaattatgaaaatattaaaaatataagaataataatatttattatctttacaaaattaaaaataaacaataatagataaaaataaattaataataataataaaatacatattaaaaatataataaataaaaaaattaaataaactaagttaaaaatcaaataaattagcttgttaaatataagttaaaatttatttaaagtagctattttattaaatatttttatcttagtTAAATTAGCTTGTAGGCTGAGAACTGTGTTATAAAAAACGTTCTtaattaaaacatgtttttttttcaattcatttattttttattaatttcttttttgactTTTAGAACGTTCAACTTTTCATaagtatattaattaataattaattttatactgaacataaatacagaaaatttaaaagataacgTTTTATTAATAGgcaaataaaaagtgaaaagatGTCCATAGCAATAAAAACTTTTTACAGGTGTGACTCTAGTTCTAAAATATAACCATTACATTTGGATAATCGAATAAGGCCAATATGTTACAAGATCATAAAtgcaataattacaaaattaatcgGTTTGATTACATTGCGAATCTCATATATATTCATTAATTCCAAATTAACATTTCTGAGATTATTTCTATATTCTTAAGGTCACTTTGGTCACTAGgcaattttgtgaataataaagaattatgtaaaataaactatagaagttatatatgttttagACTTATTCGTGTGCaaaataaaattgcaaaaaCTTATTGTTATTTTAGTATTGAGAAAACCGTGATTTTAATCCGAGTTAAACCGATGAATAAAATATGTGCCTTTCTTTTCATTTGATTTGAACCGTAAAGCACACTCCAAGTTGACGTAACGCAAACAATGTGCACTCTATTCACACAATTCGAactgaaaatgaagaaatcagGTCTCTCCCACGCACTTATAAATAAGTGTAGAGGTGGTTCAGGAATTGCATAGTTCTGTGAAGGAGGAAGATGAAGTGCTACAAAATCCAGTTATTGGTCACGCTTTCATTCATTCTTTTGCTTCCAAACACCAAAGGATGGGGAGAAGATGGCCACGCCATAGTTTGTAGGATTGCTCAGGTCACCAATCACTTTATTTCTTCTGTTGCTTTCATTCATTCTCCCTATGAGTGCTGCTGTGTGTTTAAATATATGCATCATCACTTAATTTCCTCTTTCTATGAACAGTCTCGCCTCAGCGATTCAGCAGCAGATGCTGTGAAAAATCTGCTGCCAAAATATGCACAAAACGACTTGGCGAGCGTGTGTTCATGGGCTGATCGTGTCAGGTTTTATTTGCACTGGTCTTCTGCATTGCACTTTGCTGATACCCCAGACAAGCTTTGCAATTTTCAGTATGACAGTAAGTTCATTTCTCATGTTCTGCTCCTAATTTTTTATCCATGTTTGTCCCGCTTAGGATTTTGGTATTTATTTTCTCTGTCTGTGTTAAATAATCAAACACTATTATAGGATACATTATTTGTACAGTTCtgaaaaattatcaatttcTGATAGTGCAGAATCTCAAAAATCAGATTCGCTTTTGGGATTCTGAAATTTATAGATTAGAAATCCGGTGAAGGGGGTGATGTGGGATAGTTTTGATCGGTTGTCTGAAAATTCAGGGGATTGCAAGGATCAGGATGGTGAGAAGGGAAGATGTGTTGTGGGAGCGATTAAGAATTACACAGACCAGCTCCTGGACTATGGCAAAGACACTCAATGTAAACCATTGCTTGAGCTTACAACCTCTATTTGTTTCCctattgttttgtttatatcttattctctCACTGACCAAATTCTTATTGAATTGGTGAAATCATAATATCAGATAACCTCACACAAGctcttcttttcctctctcaTTTTATGGGAGATGTACATCAGGTGAGCATGATAAAGCACCAAAAGCACCATATACTAAGCTAGCATCTGACTTTGCAATTTAGTTATTGTAATGGCTCTTTTGCATGGTTAATCTGCAGCCTCTACATGTGGGATTTACCTCTGACAAAGGAGGCAATTTAATTAACATTCACTGGTACAGAAGGAAGCAAAATCTTCACCATGTAAATCTAATTCTCAGGTTCATTGACTACTATTGTATGATCTATTTCACCATCTACTCTACTCACCAATTTTTTGCTACACAGGTTTGGGATGTCAACATAATTGAAACAGCCGAAGAAAGATTCTATGACTCAGACATAAATAGCTTCACCAAAGCCATTCAACAGAATATAACGGTATTTTATCCCAATGGATGATACTTCTTATCAAAGTTTGATGCTTACTCCAAATTCTCTGAAACAGAAAACATGGTCTGATCAAGTACGCGGATGGGAAACCTGCAATTCTAAGGAAACTACTTGCCCAGATATGTATGCCTTTTGATCTATCCCAAAGCTAATTTCTTCATCACCAGTATCcgttcaaaaaattataatttattatttttgcattacaagaaaaatattgtACCCAACTCCTATAGTTGGTCTACATATGTTATTGAAATATATCTGTTTGATAAACTTTAGTGGGTTTTTTTCAGATATGCTTCTGAAGGCATTCAAGCTGCCTGCAAATGGGCATATAAAGATGCTCCTGAAGGTTCAGTGCTAGAAGGTAAGATAATAAGTATGTGAAGATAATAAGTATGTGAAGTGTAGGTTTGATTGACTTTTACAGTTTATCTCACAATATCTGAAATAATGCTCTGCAGACGATTACTTTCTATCACGTTTGCCAGAGGTCAGTTTGCGATTAGCTCAAGGAGGAGTTCGATTGGCTGCAACTCTCAATCGTATTTTTGGCTGATGTAACATGTTATGGAATGTCTTTAGCAAAATGTATATTCATTGGAAGAGAATAAAGTTTGCAGCAATAATTGTACTCTATGCATCGTATAGTTTTCCTAATTTGATTCTTTATGCACTTGGCTCTTAACTTATCAACCAAAAGGATTAGTTCATTTTGACAGCTAAACTCAAACGAAAGCACCTCTATAGTTTATACATATGGTTTTGATATTAGACTTATTTCGGAGGAAACACCTACTGTGACATGTATGactttaaattttttctctATAGTAAAATATGTAAACATACAATTAAGTTATGACTCTTATTCTGTCTCTTAGGTTCTTGTCCGTTTTATTCTGTACAGATACTTTTTggattttaacatttatatgaaaatatattttctttcttatccttattcaatcaattcaaatttaatttaattcaattaaaaaatgtaacagtttatttcatatatcttaaaaaaactccagtgtatattttttaattgaattatgttAAATTACATTGAAGTTAATAAGATTAGAAGAAGGAAAATCAAAACTGTGTACAATCATGGAAAGTTTCATTGCACatgaaaaatatctaaattcaaataatatgaTTATGACAACAAAATAAGAGGAAAATTAATCCAATAAAACCAATGTCACATATAGCTTGTCAAAAAACAATAagtttatttagttttcttaatttcttaaattaacGAGTGATTTTTTTAGTCATAGAAATGTGacattaatatttgtattttttaaatatacaatttaaaaaatttcatgaaaaaaatataagtaatttaatgttttattttcttatatttaattatttatttcataataagAATAATCTGTTATGGATTTGATATATTCTTTATGTATCTTTAAAAAACCAGATATTTTAGGTTATGAGAATGAGATAAACAAAACCATATCAGACAAATAAAACAGTCATTCCCCCAAAAAAGAGTTAACAGAATAATGGTGCTCACGAGAACTGAATATATCTTGAATTGGAAAAacataaatgaagaaaataaagcaCAAACCGATGTAATAAGGTATCAAAATCAACagattttcttcatttttccgCATTCTAAGACTATATGGTGTAAAACATTCGAAGGTATGGCTCCCAATTTAATGTACAATTCATCAGGAAATCTTTCATAAAAAGAAAGGCACCCGCAGACACCTCCAAGTCAAGCACATTTGGAACTCCTGAcacaaaatgaatttgaatattttcaCATGGTCAAAAGTAATTGTCCCAGTTCAGGACAACCTTTGCTTAGCCTCGTCAATGTGGAACATAATCTGCAAATATCCAGGCAGAAGATAATTAAGGAAAATTGGAAAGGAGtagaagaaaattttcaaaggattgaatacataaaaataaatgctGAACATCTCAAACCTTTGTTCCAACGTAAAATGTCACAAGCATGCCACCAAGGACGGGCAAACCTGTGCCATGGAATTTCCAAATGAATTTTTTACTGTACTTGATTGCAATTAAGTTAAAAGGCTAAGGATAGTTGGCATACCTTCCTTGTGAAGGAAAGAAGAAAGCAGCCAGTTAATGCCTCCCGGTCCAACCACAAACCCAACAAGATTAGCCACCTGTCAAGAAATTCACggtatttaaattatatatggactatatttttgttttataaacaaaatacaacCATTTCTACAGAACAGATATAATAAACAGTCAGCAGAGAAAAAAAGCATTAATAAGTCATTTTTCATCAACCATCCAAATGGAAAATACTGTTTTGATATGGTTCAGTGTACAGTGCAAGAAGCAGGACCTGGGACATAAATTTTAGCAtgactctctctctctatatatatatacacacacacacacacacacaaatgtAGAAGTAGTGATCCATAAATAAACTTGACTCAGGTTCAATTTATATTGTGCGGGAATTTGAACGTCAAATTTGTTGTATAAAAGGCCTTGCACTGGATCATATGGTTCAATCAGATTACTTGTTGCATCATTAACTTGGCTCCTTTAAAAATCCTTCTTATACTTTCTCAGGTAGCCACCAGAGGCCACAAAATTGACGAcgatgttaaattaaaatataataaataaagattacGATATTCATAAATCTCTTAGGCTAGTCAGGGACAAACCATGAGGCACGTAATTGTGACTGCCCCAGCAACAGCACTGAGTTCACGAAATATGCATACTCCAAAAGAACTTTGAGCCTGATAATCAAATTTACCTCCATGTTAGACAGCAAATCACAACTACAGATCAACGAAAATTTTAATAGCAGAAGAAAATTGTGCATATGAATACCTGAAAGGTTTTTCCTGCTGATTTAAAAACCAACTCAGGGATGAAGAATAAACAGGTCAACCATGCCCATGAAAGAAGCTTCCTAAGGTATATAAGAATAATCAAGCATAAAATATCTGATAAAAAACTGTGCAACTTTTATAGGTAGAAATATTGAACTTCAACAATAAAGGGAACTTACCACTCTAAATCATGCCAGATTGCAACAAATGTGAATATAACCCACACATTTAGTAGCTTTTTCTTAGATCCACCAAGAGGAATGTAAATATACCTGAATTTCTTGCCAATCAAAATTTAAGTTATCTGGGAAAACAAAAAGGGAAAAATCCAGGAAAAATAATTGATTGCACCTCACAAGCCACTTGTTGAAGGAAGCATGCCAATTTTTCCAGAAGCCTTCCAAGTTGTGGCAGTTATTAATGCATTTTGGCATGTTTTCCGGAGCCTCAATTCCATTTATCTACACTTAATAACTCAAAATGACTTTCTTCAAATATGTATTTGGACATTTATGTGAAATTCTTATCGAGCAATTAACATACCAGTGACCAAAATCGGAAAAAGCGCCAGATCAATAAGAATTTTAGCCACATGAAGTTTAATACCTGGAACAAATAAATAGAAAAGATTGAGAAGGCAACATGCTGAACTAATTTAATTGTTATGATACAATAATAGCCCTTAAGCCTTATCCCACTAAATGAGGTTGGCTGTGTGATTAGGAGACGTGATTAGGCTTGTTAAACCACTTAATTGAGGAATGTATATTCTCTTACACCATATCCAATGATGAACACGTCCATAGGCGATAAGTGCTTCCATAAATCACTAGTTAATTAAGAAATCATTTCAGCAACCAAACAATGAAATtggattaaaaattaaatataacccGAGGTCCTTTCCTGAATACTGAAGTTCTCACCTCTTAGCAAAGGCGTTATAGTAGCATAGATGAGTCATTAATTCCATGAGGATAATACTCAACATCCAGCGGAAACCATAAAGTATCACATTTCTAACCGAAATAGCGTTTTGAGGAACATCTAACTGccaaaaaatagaataatatcaTCAGCAAAACAGAAACTCAAGCAACTCTTCAAAAGCACTCGACAGCAGTCAGTGACACGAGAATCAGTCAGAAATTGTTAGAGATAAAATGGGGCATTATGGACTGTGTAGGTCTCAATTAAACAACAGATAATATTATATGTACTGAGTCATAAAGACAAGGATTTACAGTTACCATGCTtgaataattatgttttaagatACAACACTAAATCAACCCATAATCACCTTATTTACATTAGTCACCCTTTagagaatataaataatatgcaTAAGCTTGTTACATATATAACTAATTCAAGGAAATGACTAGTGGAGACATTTGCCAGTTGATCATTTAAATTGACAAAGCAATACCTCTTCGCCTTAAAGCTCATTTGTTTCCTTTTGCTTTTGTACAACTTAGAGAATTGGTACAATTACTTTTTACCAAGTTTACACTAGCACGACACCTTCTGAGGTGGCTTATGGCAGGAAATTACCAACAACCATACAATGTATTCAAGGTAAAACAGAAGTGAAACAAGCTGCCTATGAGTTGATTGAGAGCAGAAGTTTTTACACGGCATAAGACTTAAGGAAGATTGTTGATTTTCACTGACAATCAGAAAAGTTTCACATCAAGGGTTGCATCTATATCAAGTATATACCTCACAGGCAAGCATTGATCAAATCCTAAACTTGCTGCAAGGAACTTTGGTCCTTTTCAAGTCTTCTCTAAACAAGGTGCTTTTGCTTCTAAACTGAAAAGAGCCCAGGACTCCACAATGTCTACCCCACTTTTCATAGTAGTATGGTGTTAGAAGACATCTTTTCATACACAAGCAGCGGCTTTTACTACAAGATTCTTCCATAATGGACCTCTAGCGAAACAGTGGTTAGTGGTACAATGGAAAACCCACTCTATCAATTGTAATAGGAGAGGAAGGTTTACACAAGTCCCAAAGCTAGAGATATAAGTTCCGGAGTCATGCTACATAGAAAGATCGATATGTTGGCAAGGTACTCTATCAATTCAGAGTTGGTTATGTATGCGGGTGGGAGAGATGGAGCATGAGGGGGAATTGTTAGATATATATCACGGGTATCTTGAGGGGAGGATCATTCTGAAAGCATCGGTTGCAGCATTTGTTGAATGAAAGCTAATCTTTGTAATGGTTATTGCTTCTAGAAACATATAATCAAAGATTGCTATTTCCTACAACTTGAATTGAAATCAGTAATCAGATCCCACTTCTCTGTGAATGTTTGTTGATTATGATTTTCTCTCCCTATCAGTCCCCCCTCAGTCTCTACGGACAGGGATGCTCTCCAACTGATTAACTCTTCTCATCATGTGTTCAACACTTGTGCTCAACACGTGCCCAAATCACCTTAAGTgaaaactaatattattttatattgttggAAATCTTATATTGACTAAAGATATGATCA from the Vigna angularis cultivar LongXiaoDou No.4 chromosome 3, ASM1680809v1, whole genome shotgun sequence genome contains:
- the LOC108326470 gene encoding membrane-bound O-acyltransferase gup1 isoform X2, translating into MAISANSSKSGNWKRRELWFLVIYAIVFYVIIINRSLQLSRDYYKQLSGLRPGWLLANHLNDVSDAQWRNFRGNIPVLTLVFGIFTLLAYLMKAFFDLRVRGMSIVWLLFSLAYLSYLHGACIVFILSIATGNFILVKIFAQKEYFPLIVWSYNILFLLCNRIYEGYSFSIFGQQWAFLENYRGSFRWHICFNFVVLRMISFGFDYHWTNRDSHFDQEERSLPNDRFGYITYLSYLVYAPLYIAGPILSFNAFASQLDVPQNAISVRNVILYGFRWMLSIILMELMTHLCYYNAFAKSDLWKHLSPMDVFIIGYGVLNFMWLKFLLIWRFFRFWSLINGIEAPENMPKCINNCHNLEGFWKNWHASFNKWLVRYIYIPLGGSKKKLLNVWVIFTFVAIWHDLEWKLLSWAWLTCLFFIPELVFKSAGKTFQAQSSFGVCIFRELSAVAGAVTITCLMVANLVGFVVGPGGINWLLSSFLHKEGLPVLGGMLVTFYVGTKIMFHIDEAKQRLS
- the LOC108325579 gene encoding endonuclease 2, giving the protein MKCYKIQLLVTLSFILLLPNTKGWGEDGHAIVCRIAQSRLSDSAADAVKNLLPKYAQNDLASVCSWADRVRFYLHWSSALHFADTPDKLCNFQYDRDCKDQDGEKGRCVVGAIKNYTDQLLDYGKDTQYNLTQALLFLSHFMGDVHQPLHVGFTSDKGGNLINIHWYRRKQNLHHVWDVNIIETAEERFYDSDINSFTKAIQQNITKTWSDQVRGWETCNSKETTCPDIYASEGIQAACKWAYKDAPEGSVLEDDYFLSRLPEVSLRLAQGGVRLAATLNRIFG
- the LOC108326470 gene encoding membrane-bound O-acyltransferase gup1 isoform X3, producing the protein MKAFFDLRVRGMSIVWLLFSLAYLSYLHGACIVFILSIATGNFILVKIFAQKEYFPLIVWSYNILFLLCNRIYEGYSFSIFGQQWAFLENYRGSFRWHICFNFVVLRMISFGFDYHWTNRDSHFDQEKHYQRCHICKSGKSCYQVLQERSLPNDRFGYITYLSYLVYAPLYIAGPILSFNAFASQLDVPQNAISVRNVILYGFRWMLSIILMELMTHLCYYNAFAKSDLWKHLSPMDVFIIGYGVLNFMWLKFLLIWRFFRFWSLINGIEAPENMPKCINNCHNLEGFWKNWHASFNKWLVRYIYIPLGGSKKKLLNVWVIFTFVAIWHDLEWKLLSWAWLTCLFFIPELVFKSAGKTFQAQSSFGVCIFRELSAVAGAVTITCLMVANLVGFVVGPGGINWLLSSFLHKEGLPVLGGMLVTFYVGTKIMFHIDEAKQRLS